One stretch of Miscanthus floridulus cultivar M001 chromosome 18, ASM1932011v1, whole genome shotgun sequence DNA includes these proteins:
- the LOC136519574 gene encoding uncharacterized protein gives MAGIDCTGGFHPSLTALVEGLGYAAPPIMALLFILDDEVVKYSPHARAIRDVELRSFFYGMSPWQFILIVAASSVGEELFYRAAIQGALADIFLRSTELMKDARGIASLVHICFSAELKMKLNFVIYKIHLMYVFMNF, from the exons ATGGCCGGGATAGACTGCACGGGGGGCTTCCATCCATCTCTCACCGCACTTGTCGAGGGGCTTGGTTATGCAGCTCCACCAATCATGGCTCTGCTCTTCATCCTTGAT GATGAAGTTGTCAAGTATTCGCCTCACGCGCGTGCCATCCGTGATGTGGAGCTTCGCAGCTTCTTCTATGGCATGTCACCATGGCAG TTCATTCTCATCGTGGCTGCTAGCTCAGTTGGTGAGGAGCTGTTCTACCGTGCAGCTATTCAG GGAGCATTGGCTGATATTTTCCTAAGAAGCACGGAGCTAATGAAAGATGCTCGAGGGATTGCATCACTGGTACATATATGCTTTTCAGCTGAATTGAAGATGAAACTGAATTTTGTGATATACAAGATCCACCTAATGTATGTCTTTATGAATTTTTAG